One segment of Primulina tabacum isolate GXHZ01 chromosome 6, ASM2559414v2, whole genome shotgun sequence DNA contains the following:
- the LOC142548302 gene encoding myb-related protein 315-like — protein MGRQPCCDKIGLKRGPWTVEEDHKLMSFIMNNGIQCWRMIPKLAGLLRCGKSCRLRWINYLRPDLKRGLLSEMEENQIIELHARLGNRWSKIASHFPGRTDNEIKNHWNTRIKKRLKLLGLDPVTHQPPIRQKTRQSHEETNKTGRIDSNLQDENEQEEIKISHALKDASETEVQTSCCNDQASTSIESEATHLINNYEMLMLTNNLDMDLWMTNQEMSSISTGYCPSFSIEDSVNCYPNAGGESASSIQENSALFQCVETADSMVSWDFAFNQFDQQFPFPETMG, from the exons ATGGGAAGACAACCTTGTTGCGACAAAATCGGTCTGAAGAGAGGTCCATGGACTGTAGAAGAAGATCATAAACTCATGAGTTTTATTATGAACAATGGCATTCAATGCTGGAGAATGATACCCAAGCTTGCAG GGTTGTTGAGGTGTGGAAAAAGCTGCAGGTTGAGATGGATAAATTATCTGAGGCCAGACCTTAAAAGAGGGCTTCTATCAGAAATGGAGGAGAATCAAATTATAGAGCTTCATGCTCGCCTTGGGAACAG GTGGTCTAAAATTGCATCACATTTTCCAGGGCGAACGGATAACGAAATCAAGAATCACTGGAACACTCGAATCAAGAAACGGCTGAAGCTCCTCGGACTAGACCCTGTCACACACCAGCCCCCCATCCGGCAAAAAACACGACAAAGTCATGAAGAGACTAACAAAACAGGCCGCATCGACTCAAACTTGCAAGACGAAAACGAGCAAGAGGAGATCAAAATCTCTCATGCACTCAAAGATGCATCAGAAACAGAAGTCCAAACAAGCTGCTGCAATGATCAGGCCAGCACCAGCATCGAAAGTGAAGCCACACATCTCATCAATAACTATGAGATGCTGATGCTCACAAATAATCTAGACATGGATTTATGGATGACAAATCAAGAAATGAGCAGCATCTCGACCGGTTACTGCCCTTCGTTTTCTATAGAAGATTCCGTGAACTGTTACCCGAATGCAGGTGGCGAATCGGCCAGTTCGATTCAAGAAAACAGTGCTCTATTTCAATGTGTTGAGACCGCAGATTCAATGGTTTCTTGGGATTTTGCATTCAATCAATTTGATCAACAATTTCCGTTTCCTGAAACAATGGGTTGA